The Sphingobacterium bambusae genome includes a window with the following:
- a CDS encoding sensor histidine kinase translates to MVFRLVFIAFLFCGTLFHAAAQPTISITSQQVISYFGREVSVFQDSSNNLTLDGAIAKDLLFKPSRTMVPNFGVSEFNNWIKFNLVNQSDEEHLVLNVSNPVIDEITLYTVRGAARDSAVVHLSDSLGKRRFEHQFYTFDLSLKKGESATCYLKVVSSKQVLVPMSLSDEKSVVGEISRFDFRSGIYVGIMLTMLLYNLFLYFSAGDKHYLVYVHYIFWVAVAQVAILGYLNRFFPDTILASRHLITFAGAMSGIASVIFVKSFLNVKAYAPKLLKWLNLVILGDVIALLFLLFDKAVISYNMVNFVAASGSLIVLLTGLLTYKNGNKSATLFLIAWGIFLGSVIIYVLKDYGIVPYNLWTAHIVQIGASLEALLLSFALGDKINLYRKEKDASQARELAASLENERLIREQNTMLELKVVERTRALTSSNESLHDALRNLKEAQSQLVEAEKMASLGQLTAGVAHEINNPINFVTSNVAPLKRDINMLWETLYEIEKLAFDEQISLTDKKDRIETFKQEMDVDYLKTEIEFLLKGMHDGAHRTAEIVKSLRIFSRVDEDTVKFADINEGLESTLVILSSLVRDGITVETIYGDIPKVECHAGKLNQVFLNVLTNAVYAINDKFKNNGGGTLHIETGIHEDEKYVFIRIVDNGVGIPEEIREKIFEPFFTTKDVGEGTGLGMSIAYNTIAKHHGRIIVDSTLGEGTSFTLVIPIEQNIL, encoded by the coding sequence ATGGTATTTAGGCTAGTTTTTATTGCTTTTCTGTTTTGTGGTACACTGTTTCATGCGGCGGCACAGCCTACGATCAGTATTACGTCCCAGCAGGTTATTAGTTATTTTGGGCGGGAGGTCTCTGTTTTTCAGGATTCCAGCAATAATTTGACCTTAGATGGAGCCATCGCGAAGGATTTGCTGTTTAAACCATCGCGCACAATGGTGCCAAATTTTGGGGTGAGCGAATTCAATAACTGGATAAAGTTTAACCTAGTCAACCAGTCTGATGAAGAGCACCTCGTGCTCAATGTCAGCAATCCCGTTATCGATGAAATTACCTTGTACACTGTGCGTGGTGCAGCGCGTGATAGTGCGGTTGTCCATCTTTCCGATTCCTTGGGAAAACGAAGGTTTGAGCATCAGTTTTACACCTTCGACCTTTCGCTAAAAAAGGGCGAGTCGGCTACCTGTTACCTCAAAGTGGTTAGTAGCAAGCAGGTGTTGGTGCCCATGAGCTTGTCCGACGAGAAATCCGTGGTAGGCGAGATTTCCAGATTTGACTTTCGATCGGGTATTTACGTAGGTATTATGCTGACGATGTTGTTGTACAACTTGTTTCTGTATTTTTCTGCAGGCGATAAGCACTATTTAGTTTATGTACATTATATCTTCTGGGTAGCTGTAGCTCAGGTTGCTATTTTAGGTTACCTCAATCGTTTCTTCCCAGATACTATTTTGGCCAGCCGACATTTGATTACCTTCGCTGGGGCCATGTCGGGTATTGCTTCCGTAATTTTTGTAAAGTCGTTCCTGAATGTAAAGGCTTACGCACCCAAACTCTTGAAATGGTTGAATCTGGTCATTTTAGGGGATGTCATCGCCCTATTGTTCTTGTTGTTTGATAAAGCGGTCATCAGCTACAATATGGTGAATTTTGTAGCCGCATCAGGTTCGCTTATTGTGTTGTTAACCGGTCTGTTGACCTACAAGAATGGAAATAAGTCTGCCACACTATTTTTGATTGCTTGGGGAATATTTTTAGGTAGCGTAATCATTTATGTGCTGAAGGATTACGGTATTGTGCCCTACAATTTGTGGACGGCGCACATCGTTCAGATTGGGGCTTCCTTGGAAGCGCTCTTGCTTTCCTTTGCATTGGGGGATAAGATCAACCTATATCGAAAAGAAAAAGACGCCTCGCAGGCGCGTGAATTGGCTGCTTCTTTGGAAAATGAGCGGTTGATACGCGAGCAGAATACCATGTTGGAGTTGAAGGTTGTCGAGCGCACCCGTGCGTTGACGAGCTCCAATGAATCTTTGCATGATGCCTTACGGAATTTGAAGGAAGCGCAGTCGCAGCTTGTCGAAGCAGAGAAGATGGCCTCTTTGGGTCAGCTTACCGCAGGTGTCGCGCACGAGATCAATAACCCGATTAATTTTGTGACGTCGAATGTGGCACCCTTAAAGCGTGATATCAACATGCTGTGGGAGACATTGTATGAAATTGAGAAATTGGCTTTTGACGAACAGATCTCACTGACCGATAAGAAAGATCGTATCGAAACATTCAAACAAGAGATGGATGTCGACTACCTGAAGACGGAAATCGAGTTCTTATTAAAAGGTATGCATGACGGCGCTCACCGAACCGCCGAGATTGTTAAAAGTCTGCGTATATTCTCTCGCGTCGATGAGGATACCGTTAAATTCGCTGATATCAACGAGGGGCTCGAGTCTACACTGGTTATCCTAAGTAGCTTGGTACGCGATGGAATTACCGTAGAGACCATATACGGCGATATTCCAAAAGTAGAATGCCATGCTGGAAAGCTGAATCAGGTGTTCTTAAATGTGCTCACCAACGCCGTGTATGCCATCAACGATAAGTTCAAAAATAATGGTGGTGGTACCTTGCATATTGAAACCGGTATTCACGAAGATGAGAAGTACGTCTTTATCCGTATTGTCGATAATGGGGTCGGTATTCCAGAGGAAATTCGGGAAAAGATTTTTGAACCATTTTTCACGACCAAGGATGTCGGCGAGGGCACTGGTCTCGGGATGTCGATCGCTTACAATACCATTGCTAAGCACCACGGCCGCATTATTGTCGATTCCACATTGGGTGAAGGAACTTCTTTTACATTGGTGATCCCTATAGAGCAGAATATTTTATAA
- a CDS encoding sensor histidine kinase, which produces MQNKLQILYIDDEVNNLVGFKANFRYQYEVHIASSTKEAEEILAANPHIRIIFCDQRMPDELGVNFLQRIKKDYPRPIRILLTAYADMETVVDAVNKGHIFRFVRKPWMEEEIITSIEEADKFYVANSLLDIQNEQLTKAYDELDKFAYSVSHDLRDPLSGVLSAVKLALQFDQVEHIHELLRLMVDSLTKLDAYIDSLRDYYLLRRGDLTLSDINFEQLFEDISEFYKVSTRSGTVVLNTHVDQYTLFRSDKVVLELILHNLLSNAFKYQRQEHQDKKIDLAVKVANGEAKITVRDTGIGIPKEHIDDIFTLFFRASDQAQGMGFGLYNVQSALLKLQGTISVESELGEGTTFTVVVPAK; this is translated from the coding sequence ATGCAAAATAAGCTACAGATACTTTACATAGATGATGAGGTCAATAACCTAGTTGGATTTAAAGCTAACTTTAGATACCAGTATGAGGTACACATCGCATCGAGCACCAAGGAAGCCGAAGAGATTTTGGCAGCCAATCCGCACATACGTATTATCTTTTGTGATCAACGTATGCCGGATGAATTGGGGGTAAATTTTCTGCAGCGCATAAAAAAGGACTATCCGCGTCCTATTCGTATTTTGTTGACGGCTTATGCCGATATGGAAACGGTTGTCGATGCGGTCAATAAAGGGCACATCTTTCGCTTTGTGCGCAAGCCTTGGATGGAGGAGGAGATTATCACTTCGATCGAAGAAGCCGATAAATTCTATGTGGCTAACTCCTTGCTGGACATCCAAAATGAACAGTTGACAAAGGCATATGATGAGTTGGACAAGTTTGCCTATAGTGTGAGCCACGATCTGCGTGATCCGCTATCCGGCGTGTTGTCTGCCGTGAAATTGGCGCTGCAGTTTGATCAAGTAGAGCATATTCATGAGTTGTTGCGCCTTATGGTCGATTCCTTGACGAAGCTCGATGCCTATATTGATAGCCTACGGGATTACTATCTTTTACGCCGCGGAGATTTAACGCTTTCGGATATCAATTTCGAACAGTTGTTTGAAGATATTAGTGAATTCTACAAGGTGTCCACACGCAGTGGTACTGTTGTTTTAAACACGCATGTTGATCAGTATACGCTATTTCGTAGCGATAAGGTGGTGCTGGAACTTATCCTGCACAATCTGTTGTCCAATGCGTTCAAATATCAGCGTCAGGAGCATCAAGATAAAAAGATTGATCTTGCCGTTAAAGTCGCCAATGGCGAAGCCAAAATTACCGTGCGTGATACAGGAATAGGAATTCCCAAAGAACATATCGACGATATCTTTACTTTGTTTTTCCGAGCCAGTGATCAGGCGCAAGGTATGGGCTTTGGTTTGTATAATGTGCAAAGTGCGTTGCTTAAACTTCAAGGTACCATATCGGTCGAGTCGGAGTTGGGAGAAGGGACGACTTTCACCGTGGTGGTTCCGGCCAAATAG
- a CDS encoding response regulator — protein MEEKSKKITVLYVDDEENNLISFKATFRLKYQVFTAISGAKALEIVRKNAIDVIITDQRMPEMTGVEFLEEIIKIDPDPMRILLTGYTDMAAVVDAVNKGKIFHYLNKPWSEEELDQTIQRAYELYAERKQILETYSKLEVSNEQLEFLLRQKLLS, from the coding sequence AGAAAAGCAAAAAAATAACGGTTTTGTATGTGGATGACGAAGAAAATAACCTGATTTCTTTTAAAGCTACTTTCCGTCTAAAATACCAAGTATTCACGGCAATAAGCGGAGCAAAAGCATTGGAGATTGTTCGCAAGAATGCCATCGACGTGATTATCACCGACCAACGTATGCCGGAGATGACGGGCGTAGAATTTTTGGAGGAGATCATTAAGATTGACCCAGATCCGATGCGTATACTATTGACAGGCTACACGGATATGGCGGCCGTAGTGGACGCGGTGAACAAAGGGAAAATCTTCCACTACTTGAATAAACCTTGGAGCGAAGAAGAGCTTGATCAGACTATTCAGCGAGCCTATGAGCTTTATGCCGAGCGCAAACAAATATTGGAGACCTACTCCAAACTAGAAGTATCCAACGAGCAACTGGAATTTTTGCTTCGCCAAAAACTATTGTCATAA